CCACGGCGAGCCCGGGGGCGAAGGGTCGCAGCCTCGGGTCGACCCGGCGCACTGACATGGGCTACCCCCTCGTGCGCTCGACCGAGTGTCTACCAGGCACGGCCCGGCCGCAACCTGACGGCTGCAGCAGTTCGACGGGGTCCGCGGGGGTCCCTGTGCGCGCCGCGGCCGGCCCTCCACCTGGTCCCATACACCTTATTGTGCCGGTGCCGGCCGGCCGAGCGCGAGCGGGAGCCCCGCGAGCTCAGGAGTAGCAGTAGGAGTCCGAGGAGGCGTCTCCGCCCTGGAGACGGACCTGGTGGACGCGCAGACCCCGGAAGTCGGTGACGAAGAAGTCGGGATCGAAGGTGATCCCGCCGCCCGGGTCGACGTCGAGCTTGGCCATCCAGGACCCGACCCCATCTGGATAGAACTGATCGTCCCAGGCTCCGTACAGCGAGTTGGTGAAGTACACCCGCCGTCCGTCGCGGCTGACCTCGACCATCTGCGGGCCGCCGCTGAGCGGAGCGTCGGAGGCCGGATGAGGCGTGCGACCGGCGATTCCCCCGATTCGCACCGACCCCGTGAGTGCCGGTGACAGCGGATCGGACACGTCGTACTGACGCATCTCGCCGGTGCCCCAGCACGACACGTACAGGTGGCGGTCGTCGACAGACAGATCGATGTCGGTGACGAGCGGTGGCACCGCCCCGAAGGACTGGAGCAAGGGGGGAAGCGCGCTGGCGTCAGCCGGCTCGGCGGGGATCTCGATGACCTTGGTGATTCCCCACTGGTCACCGTCCCGGTGCCAGGCCCAGATCGAGGCCGAGAGATCCTCCACGTTCACCACGACCCCGACGAAGCCGAAGGCCTTCGCCGGATCGTGCGCAGGACGGAGCTCGAGGGTCATCTGATAGTTGTCGCCCAGGTCCAAGGTCTGGAGGTGACGGCGCTCGTGCAGGTCCCAGATGTGGATGGCGTGGCCGTACTTGCGGCCGAGCAGCAGCTCGGGGACGATACCGTCCTCGATCATCCCGGGCGTTCCCCATTCACTCGTCACCATCACGCCCTGGTTGAGATGCCACCAGAAGTCGTACGCCAGCCACTGGGGCCCGCGGTCGACCTCCCACTGGCCGACGACGGCGAAGGAGTCGTGATCGAGCATGGCGATGCCCCCGGGTCCGTCCCCATCGGCGCTGCCCAGGGCGCTCAGGTACAGCCCGTCGGGTCCACAGTGCAGTGTGTGCGGTCGGGAGTACCCAGCTGCCTTGGCCAGCTCGTCGGCGTCGACGACCTTGACGAGGTTGGGTCGCCGGGGGTCGGGCTTGGTGTCGATCACGTTGATGCGCGACGAGCGGATGCCGGGGACCAGGAGATAGCGGCGCTCCATCTGGGCCGCGTCGTGGCCGGTGTGGCAGAGCGCCGAGCTGCAGGCGTTCCAACCGAAGTGGTGCAGCTCGTCGCCCGCATTGGGCATGTCGAGCCAGCCGACGACCTGACCGAAGTCGGCCGAGCTCTTGTCGACATCGACGACCGTCAGCGCATCGGGTCGGTCGCCCTCTCCCCTGCTGAACGCGGCCACGTAGGCGAGCTGCTCGGGCGCGGCCGCTGCCGCCTCGCCGGGTGTGCGATAGAAGGTCGGGTCGGTGCTGGAGACGGACACGGAGCTCCCTTCGGCCGATCGTGCGACGAGACGAAAACTATGACCATTGGAATCAAGATTCCAATGGTCGTCGGCGCTATGGCGGGCTGGAGAGGAGGTCGAAGGCCTCGGCCAGCTGGGCAGCGTTGCGGGGCTCCAGGGTCTCCTTCCCGATGGCGTCGAGCACCAGCTCCATGACGGCCTCGGGGGCCCGGCCCTCACCGGAGCCGGCGAGGTGCCGGTACGCCCGCGCCAGCAAGAGCACCCGCTCGGCGGGTGTCAGCCCGGCGACCGACGTGGCGACGGTCGTGTCGTCGCGCTGGCTCTCCAGGTTGACGAGCTGGTGTCGTAGCTCGTCGAGCAGCTGGCCCTGGACCTCTCGCGCCGTCATGGCTCCAGCGTAGGGGCGAGGTCGGGTGCCGTCTCGCGGGCCAGCCGGAGGCCATCGCGGTCTTGGCTGGTGCCGGGGTGCTCTTCGGCTAGCCCTTCAGTTCCCAGCTGGACCAGTCGTTGTAATAGAGCGGATGGAATACGGCCGAGGAGAAGTTGATCCGGTTGGACATGAACTTCGGCACCTGCTCGTAGCCGAAGACGGCCTCGTACGCCTGCTTGGCCACGTACTGGTCGAGCTGCTGCCAGTCCGATGCCACCGACGACAGCTGGGTGGCCGGCACCGGGTAGAGCTTGGCCAGCGACGCCTGGATCTGGGGGTCGTTGACCATGCTGAAGTTCTGGTTCTTCACCGGCTGGATCGCGGTCCCGTCGAGGAGCAGGTAGAAGTCAGACGGGTTGGGGAAGTCCTGCGACCAGTCGGCGAACCCCGTCTGGGGGTTGGTGCTGGCGTTGCCGATGGTCGTGAAGTAGAGCGAGCTCTGGATGATCTTCGCGGTGGCGTTGAACCCGAGCTGGTTGAGGACGCTGGTGTAGTAGGTGACGAACTCCTGGCGGGGGCTTCGGTTCTGCCCCCACACCGTGATCGGCGTCCCCGCCAGGCCTGACTGCTGGACGAGCGCCTTGGCCTTGGTCAGGTTGGGCGCTCCGTTGGGGCCGCCGTAGGGGCACGGCGCCATCGGGTGGCCCGGCAGCTGGGGAGGCAGGAAGTAGCACCCTGCGGCGATGAACCCGCTCGTCAGCCGCTGGAGGACCCGCCGGTCGATCGCCATGTTGACGGCCTGGCGGACCAGCGGGTTGTCGAACGGCTTGGTCGTGGTGTTCATGAAGAAGTAGAAGGTCAGCGCGGCCGTCTCCTTGGCGAACCGGCTGCCGGCGCTCGACTGGATCTGGCTCAGCAGAGTCGGGGGGACGGTGTCGCCCGCATCGAAGTTGTCGGCCTGGTTGTTGAGGACCTGCTGGGCCTCGGTCAGCGTGTTGGACTGGACGTGCACGTTGATCGTCTGCAGGTGGCCCTGCGGGATGCCCGGAACGGCGAAGCGGCTGTTGCGCTGCATCGTGAACGACTGGTTGGGCACCACATTGGTGATCGTGTACGAGCCCACGCCCGGTGGGGGGCTGTTGCCCAGGTCGTTCATGGGCGTACCGGTGGGCACGAGGCCCGCTGCCGGGAAGGCGAGGATGTTGTCGAAGGCGCCGTAGGCCTTGATCAGCTGGATGGTGATCTGCCCGGTGGCGTCGTTGGTCGTGATGCCGCTGATCGACGGGGCCTTGCCGCTGTCGTAGTCAGAGGCGCCGACGATGTAGTCGGTGAAGAACGACTTGCCGCCCCAGCTGATCTTCATGGCCCGCTCGAGCGAGTAGGGGAAATCGGAGGCCTTGACGGGGGCCCCGTTGGAGTACGTGAGCCCGGGGCGCAGGGTCATCGTGTAGGTCAAGCCGTTGCTGCTGATCTGCGGCAGCGAGGTGGCCAGCCCTGGGATGAGCTGGGTGCCGGCCTGGCCGTTGGCGTGGGCGTAGGTCAGGAGGCCCGTATACGCGAGCCAATCAGCCTCGGCCGCCTGGTTGGTAAAGCCCAGTTGCGGGTCGAGGGAGTCCGGTGCCGTGCCCATGTTGACAGTCGCGGCGCCGCCGCGTGAGTTGACAGGGCTCCCCCTGGATCTGGTGCCTCCTCCTCCGCACGCGGCGAAGATCAGCGCCGAAGCCGCTGTGAGAGAGATCCCCAGTCGCAAGCTTCTGCTCACTGCCGACCTCCTTGTCGACGCGCCAGAAGGACCGATATTTCCCCCCCGCCCTACCCGTAAACCGGTCGGCGCTCCCCCGCCCCGGCCCGCTCTCGGCCGGGCTGGCACCAGATTCCGGTTTCACCTCCCCCATTCGGGGTAAGTTGGTTCCCCTCGGCCGCGGAGCGGCTCTGCGCGGTGGCGGCGAATGCCACCGAGGCCAGGAAGGACGGTGACGATGGAAGTCCGAACGGTCTCTGAGCTATCTGCACGCATCAACCGGCTCGAAGCGCGTGTCGCCGAGGATCGCCGGGTGATCGAGTCCCAACAACAGGCGATCGGGTTGCAGCAGGCGATGCTGCGCGATCTGTCCGATGCCTACGACCTGTTCGAGAGCGCCGTGATCGAGCTGGCGAACCACGACCTGGACGGCAGCTCCTCGAGCAGGCCGAACCTCCGCCTGCTGCACTAGGCCGCTCCACTCGCCGAATCGTCCGGGCCGCTCCGGGGGGGCGCATCGTTGCGCGCGAGACTGGCAGGGACGATGCCGGTGCCCGCGGAGGGTGGCATGAGCGCTGGAGGAAAACTTCGGTGCTGGGGGCGGGGCCGGGGCCGACGATCGCGCCTGGTGCGGCTCGCGGTGCTGGTCGGCGGCGTGGCCGCGGTGCGTGCGATCGGGTCGCGCTGGCTGTACACCGAGCAGCACCCGGCTCACCGCCGTGAGCCCGACGGTCGCGGCCAGGGCACCCTGCCCGTCGGCCGCGACGAGGAGGCATGCCGGTGCCGGGCCCGGGCCGGACACGTCGACGCCATGAGCGATCTCGGGGTGATCCTCGCGGAGCGGGGGGAGGTCGCCGAGGCGGAGGAGCTGTTCGTGGAGGCCGCCCGAGGCGGTCATGGCAGGGCCATGTACAACCTCGCCGTCCTGTCGGAGGCGAGCGACCCCGGCGACGCCGTGGAGTGGTACCTGCGCGCTGCCGGCGCAGGTGAGACAAATGCCATGTACAACCTCGGCGTGTGGCGGGACCAGCGGGGCGACACGACCGAGGCCGAGCGGTGGTACCGCCGGGCGGCCGGGGCCGAGCACGCCTGCGCCATGAACAACCTGGGCGTCATCCTCCAGCGACGGGGCGAGGTCGGCGAGGCGCGGGCCTGGTTTCAGCGCGCGGCCGAAAAGGGCGAGGTCGACGCCATGGGCAACCTAGGGGCGCTGCTCCAGCGCCGAGGGCAGGCAACGGAGGCCGAGGCGTGGTTCCGCCGGGCGGCCGAGTCTGGACAGGCCGATGCCATGAGCAGCCTCGGGGCGGTGCTCGAGATGCGGGACGAGACGGGCCAGGCCGAGGAGTGGTACCGCAGGGGTGCCGAGGCGAACAACGCGGGCGCCATGACCAATCTCGGCGTCCTACTGGCGAGCCGGGGCCAGGTCGAAGAGGCCGAGGAGTGGTACCGACGGGCGGCCGGAGCCGGGCAACCGCCGGCGATGACGAACCTGGCCGGGCTCCTCGCCGGCCGGGGCGAGGTCGAAGAGGCGGCAGGGTGGTATCAGCGGGCGGCGGCCGCGGGCGAGCCGCATGCCGTCCATGCGCTCGCGACCCGGCGCCAGCCCCGCGCCGCGGGCCTGCAGTACCGGTGGTCGAGGGTCTGAGGGTCGCGGCACCATAGAGTCGGGGGTGCGCCGATCCGGCGACTCACGGGGGTGGCGGTGAGCGACACCACGACGGGTACTGGCGGACTTTCCTTCTCCAGCTCCACCGGACGCTGGGTGCTACTGGCGACCGTGCTGGGCTCGGGCGTCGCTTTCCTGGACGCCACCGTCGTGAACGTGGCCCTGCCCAGCATCGGGCGGGACTTCGGCGTCGGTCTGGCCGACCTGCAGTGGACCGTCACGGGCTACACGCTCACCCTGTCGGCGTTCCTGCTGCTCGGCGGGGCCCTGGGCGACCGCTATGGCCGGCGACGGCTGTTCGTGATCGGCCTGGTGTGGTTCGCCGTCGCCTCGCTGGTGTGCGGGATTGCTCCGAACGCCCCGTTGCTCATCGTGGCCAGGGCGGTCCAGGGCATCGGTGGAGCACTGCTCACGCCGGGAAGCCTCGCCATCATCGAGGCGAGCTTCCGCCCTGCCGACCGCGGTCGCGCGATCGGGGCGTGGTCGGGGCTCGGTGGGGTCTTCGGCGCCATCGGCCCCCTCCTCGGGGGCGTGCTCGTGACCTTGGTGACCTGGAGGCTCGTGTTCTTCATCAACCTCCCACTGGCCGCGTTCGCCGTCTGGGTGGCAAGCCGTCACGTCCCCGAGACGTCGAAAGGCGGAGTGCAGGGTCCGCTCGACATCCAGGGCCCGGCGCTCGCCGTGCTCGGCCTCGGCGGGGTGACCTATTCGCTCATCGAGGGTCCGGCTCGGGGCTGGACGTCGGCGACCACCCTCGCCGTCATCGGCGCTGGCGGCGTCCTGCTCATCGCCTTCCTCGTCTACGAGAGCCGCGCCCGCGACCCACTCCTGCCGCTTTCGATCTTTCGCTCGCGGATCTTCGCCGGCGCCAACGAGGCCACATTCGCCATCTACGCGGCGTTGGGTACGGTCCTCTTCCTTGGTGTCCTCCAGCTCCAGCAAGCGCTGCACTACTCCGCGCTCGGGGCCGGCCTGGCACTCCTGCCTCTCACGTTGATCCTGCTGGCGCTGTCGTCCCGCTCAGGGAAGTTGGCCACCCAGATCGGGCCGAGGATCCCCATGACCGTCGGGCCGCTGGTGGCTGCGGTCGGGATGGCGCTGTTCGCGCGCGTCGTGCCTGGCGCGAGCTACGCCGCCAGCGTGCTGCCCGCCGCGGTCGTCCTCGGCCTGGGCATGACGCTCACGGTTCCCGCCCTGACCACGACCGCGCTGGGTGCGGTCTCGGCCGATCGGGCGGGGGTCGCCTCGGCTGTCAACAACGACGTCGCCCGCCTTGCTTCGTTGGCGGCCGTGGCGGTCATCCCGGCGCTGGCCGGCATCAGCACCGCCGGCTCCAGCGTCGACGCCGCCGCCTTCTCATCCGGTTTCCGGGTGGCGATGTTGATCTGCGCCGGGCTGTGCGCCTCCGCGGGGTTGATCTCCTTCGTGACCATTCGAGGACCGCGACGGGCCTGTACGCCGGCACCTGGCTTCGCCTGCTCCGTGAGCGGCCCGCCCGTCGGGGAGGAGGCATGGACTCCCCGGCCCGCGACGCTGGCGATGGAAGGCGGCGATGAGGGCGAGTGACTCGGATGAGCTGGCCGCCAAGCTCGGGCGGCCGGCGGCGAGCTTGTCCGGGTTCCGCGCCCTGACGGCGGACCAGATCGGACTGCTGAGCGACGCCATCGACAAGGCGGCGGCAGCGCGCCGGCGGGCCGTCGACGAGGCCTTCCGCGCCGCGCTCCCCCGGCTGCCCCGCCGGCTCCTCGTCTGGACCCTGCGGCTGGCAGAAGGTGGCGCCGGTGCGCCGAAGAACGGCGAGGGCGGCACCTCGTGAGCCAGCTGGCAGTTCGCTCCGAGCTGGACAAGCTCGGCTTGGCGCTCGGCGTCGACACGGAAGCTCTCGGCTTCCTCGATCACGTCGCCGCTG
This Acidimicrobiales bacterium DNA region includes the following protein-coding sequences:
- a CDS encoding DHA2 family efflux MFS transporter permease subunit; its protein translation is MSDTTTGTGGLSFSSSTGRWVLLATVLGSGVAFLDATVVNVALPSIGRDFGVGLADLQWTVTGYTLTLSAFLLLGGALGDRYGRRRLFVIGLVWFAVASLVCGIAPNAPLLIVARAVQGIGGALLTPGSLAIIEASFRPADRGRAIGAWSGLGGVFGAIGPLLGGVLVTLVTWRLVFFINLPLAAFAVWVASRHVPETSKGGVQGPLDIQGPALAVLGLGGVTYSLIEGPARGWTSATTLAVIGAGGVLLIAFLVYESRARDPLLPLSIFRSRIFAGANEATFAIYAALGTVLFLGVLQLQQALHYSALGAGLALLPLTLILLALSSRSGKLATQIGPRIPMTVGPLVAAVGMALFARVVPGASYAASVLPAAVVLGLGMTLTVPALTTTALGAVSADRAGVASAVNNDVARLASLAAVAVIPALAGISTAGSSVDAAAFSSGFRVAMLICAGLCASAGLISFVTIRGPRRACTPAPGFACSVSGPPVGEEAWTPRPATLAMEGGDEGE
- a CDS encoding selenium-binding protein SBP56-related protein codes for the protein MSVSSTDPTFYRTPGEAAAAAPEQLAYVAAFSRGEGDRPDALTVVDVDKSSADFGQVVGWLDMPNAGDELHHFGWNACSSALCHTGHDAAQMERRYLLVPGIRSSRINVIDTKPDPRRPNLVKVVDADELAKAAGYSRPHTLHCGPDGLYLSALGSADGDGPGGIAMLDHDSFAVVGQWEVDRGPQWLAYDFWWHLNQGVMVTSEWGTPGMIEDGIVPELLLGRKYGHAIHIWDLHERRHLQTLDLGDNYQMTLELRPAHDPAKAFGFVGVVVNVEDLSASIWAWHRDGDQWGITKVIEIPAEPADASALPPLLQSFGAVPPLVTDIDLSVDDRHLYVSCWGTGEMRQYDVSDPLSPALTGSVRIGGIAGRTPHPASDAPLSGGPQMVEVSRDGRRVYFTNSLYGAWDDQFYPDGVGSWMAKLDVDPGGGITFDPDFFVTDFRGLRVHQVRLQGGDASSDSYCYS
- a CDS encoding tetratricopeptide repeat protein, with product MRLAVLVGGVAAVRAIGSRWLYTEQHPAHRREPDGRGQGTLPVGRDEEACRCRARAGHVDAMSDLGVILAERGEVAEAEELFVEAARGGHGRAMYNLAVLSEASDPGDAVEWYLRAAGAGETNAMYNLGVWRDQRGDTTEAERWYRRAAGAEHACAMNNLGVILQRRGEVGEARAWFQRAAEKGEVDAMGNLGALLQRRGQATEAEAWFRRAAESGQADAMSSLGAVLEMRDETGQAEEWYRRGAEANNAGAMTNLGVLLASRGQVEEAEEWYRRAAGAGQPPAMTNLAGLLAGRGEVEEAAGWYQRAAAAGEPHAVHALATRRQPRAAGLQYRWSRV
- a CDS encoding ABC transporter substrate-binding protein, encoding MSRSLRLGISLTAASALIFAACGGGGTRSRGSPVNSRGGAATVNMGTAPDSLDPQLGFTNQAAEADWLAYTGLLTYAHANGQAGTQLIPGLATSLPQISSNGLTYTMTLRPGLTYSNGAPVKASDFPYSLERAMKISWGGKSFFTDYIVGASDYDSGKAPSISGITTNDATGQITIQLIKAYGAFDNILAFPAAGLVPTGTPMNDLGNSPPPGVGSYTITNVVPNQSFTMQRNSRFAVPGIPQGHLQTINVHVQSNTLTEAQQVLNNQADNFDAGDTVPPTLLSQIQSSAGSRFAKETAALTFYFFMNTTTKPFDNPLVRQAVNMAIDRRVLQRLTSGFIAAGCYFLPPQLPGHPMAPCPYGGPNGAPNLTKAKALVQQSGLAGTPITVWGQNRSPRQEFVTYYTSVLNQLGFNATAKIIQSSLYFTTIGNASTNPQTGFADWSQDFPNPSDFYLLLDGTAIQPVKNQNFSMVNDPQIQASLAKLYPVPATQLSSVASDWQQLDQYVAKQAYEAVFGYEQVPKFMSNRINFSSAVFHPLYYNDWSSWELKG